One part of the Vespula pensylvanica isolate Volc-1 chromosome 18, ASM1446617v1, whole genome shotgun sequence genome encodes these proteins:
- the LOC122635340 gene encoding immunoglobulin-binding protein 1b isoform X1, with the protein MSEVKKDKASLTELFDNAFRLFNNINKTDEPTNTPKVQSDIRKAMNMFEDLTRFVSLVDMFSENETIDEVSTEHLKYLLLPALLGTLITKICGTDDRMHLVKVAEIYFVDFLKRVKAYGLTDINIPEPKSEEENSSTSSDRVKSNAEMITEMVSRRNTKLQRYKEQKELETSLDVLQKSMDNPNIDEETKREYFITLLKLYITQTIEELSSIAAEKPILEHMQKVGHSDTMTSHSSHKFKSSGSKLQPIIITRNELQKKVYGAGYPSLPVLTVQEFYDQRVKEGDWPDASLRNQINSRCLQDLSISDNNENNQEDKEDIQKEEKIEKDDPQLLEQTRAMDEYKDMHRRGWGNRANRS; encoded by the exons atgtcagaagttaaaaaagataaagctTCCTTGACGGAATTATTTGACAATGCATTTcgattattcaataatattaataaaacagaCGAACCAACGAATACTCCAAAAGTAcag TCTGACATCAGGAAAGCAATGAATATGTTTGAAGATTTAACAAGATTCGTATCTCTAGTGGACATGTTTAGTGAAAATGAAACTATCGATGAAGTGTCAACGGAACATCTCAAATATCTTCTATTGCCGGCTCTTCTTGGTACTCTCATCACTAAAATATGTGGTACTGATGACAGAATGCATCTTGTCAAAGTAGCAGAGATCTATTTTGTTGATTTTctaaaaagagtaaaagctTATGGACTcacagatataaatattccCGAACCTAAAtcagaggaagaaaatagtaGCACATCCAGTGACAGAGTAAAAAGTAATGCTGAGATGATTACGGAAATG GTTTCTCGTAGAAATACAAAGTTGCAAAGATATAAGGAACAGAAAGAATTGGAAACATCTTTAGATGTTTTGCAGAAAAGTATGGATAATCCAAATATcgatgaagaaacaaaaagggagTATTTTATCAcacttttgaaattatatataactcaAACAATTGAGGAATTAAGTTCAATAGCTGCAGAGAAACCTATATTGGAGCACATGCAGAAAGTGGGTCATTCAGATACAATGACATCTCATTCTTCGCATAAATTTAAATCATCTGGCAGTAAACTCCAACCAATTATCATTACTCGAAATGAGCTGCAAAAGAAAGTTTATGGTGCAGGATATCCAAGTCTTCCAGTATTAACAGTACAGGAATTTTATGATCAAAGAGTTAAGGAAGGAGA ttgGCCAGATGCTTCACTACGTAATCAAATAAACTCCAGATGTTTGCAAGATTTGTCAATtagtgataataatgaaaataaccaagaagataaagaagacattcaaaaggaagaaaagatagagaaggatgACCCACAACTTTTAGAACAAACTCGTGCTATGGATGAATACAAGGATATGCATCGTAGAGGATGGGGAAATCGTGCAAACAGAAGTTAA
- the LOC122635339 gene encoding polypeptide N-acetylgalactosaminyltransferase 3-like isoform X2 has protein sequence MWYNMLPRLRRIYRFYMIVVAIIMIIGFIIWSNSKEKSNDFDSSRHLNDRRDYLDSPGIKVIVGHYIGDSINPLITSNITKEIINKNMFDPRPFEGRNGEPVIIPSKDFIKMQQLYQINHFNLMASDRIPLNRSLPDIRKKKCITRYANLVDLPRTSIIIVFHNEAWSTLLRTVHSVINRSPKKLLEEIILVDDNSDRDFLKNPLDEYVRTLDVSTRVIHSRKRIGLIKARILGAKEAKSEVLTFLDAHCECTVGWLEPLLEVVAKNKTRVVCPIIDIINDNTFSYTQSLEPHWGAFNWDLHFRWLSLNGQLLKERLKDIIEPFRTPAMAGGLFSMNRDYFFELGGYDDQMRIWGGENLELSFRVWQCGGSIEIVPCSHVGHLFRETSPYTFPGGVDEVLYGNLVRVALVWMDEWAEFFFKFNPGAARLRDKQQVRSRLALRKELQCKNFKWYLDNVWPEHFFPKDNQFFGKIVHLVTKKCIMRPPIKTMYSQISTYLILETCVPRPILTQMFIMTKTGVIMTDESLCLDIVENDTQHTRPEIKIMACNGLDKQKWQYNVKFSPNDLFIWMRG, from the exons ATGTGGTACAATATGCTTCCAAGATTAAGAAGAATATATCGGTTTTATATGATAGTTGTCgcaattataatgattattggATTTATAATTTGGTCTAATAGCAAAGAGAAGTCTAATGATTTTGATTCTTCAAG ACATCTAAATGATCGACGAGATTATTTGGATAGTCCAGGTATTAAAGTGATAGTAGGTCATTACATAGGAGATTCCATTAATCCATTGATAACTTCTAATATTACAAAAg aaattattaataaaaatatgtttgatCCTCGTCCGTTTGAAGGTAGAAACGGAGAACCAGTTATAATACCATCTAAAGATTTCATCAAAATGCAACAACTCtatcaaataaatcatttcaatttaatGGCAAGTGATAGAATACCATTAAATCGTTCTTTACccgatataagaaaaaaaaa ATGTATTACGAGATATGCGAATTTAGTTGATCTTCCGAGAACGTCGATAATCATAGTATTTCATAATGAAGCATGGAGTACATTATTGAGGACAGTTCATAGTGTCATTAATAGATCacctaaaaaattattagaagaaataatactCGTCGATGACAATAGTGATAGAG attttttaaaaaatcctTTGGATGAATACGTAAGGACGTTAGATGTCTCCACGCGAGTAATACATTCAAGAAAACGAATAGGTTTGATAAAAGCTAGAATTTTGGGAGCAAAAGAAGCCAAAAGCGAAGTACTCACTTTTCTTGATGCCCATTGTGAATGTACGGTTG GATGGCTGGAACCATTGTTGGAAGTGGTAGCAAAGAACAAGACTCGTGTAGTATGTcctattatcgatattatcaacGACAATACGTTCAGTTACACACA ATCATTGGAACCACATTGGGGCGCCTTCAATTGGGATTTGCATTTTCGTTGGTTAAGCCTAAACGGTCaacttttaaaagaaagactTAAAGACATCATAGAACCGTTTAGAACACCTGCTATGGCCGGTGGACTCTTTTCGATGAACAGAGATTATTTTTTCGAGTTGGGCGGTTACGATGATCAAATGCGCATTTGGGGTGGTGAGAATTTAGAACTATCCTTTCGCGTTTGGCAATGTGGTGGCAGCATAGAAATTGTTCCTTGTTCGCACGTCGGCCATCTTTTTCGAGAGACATCGCCGTACACTTTTCCTGGTGGAGTGGATGAGGTACTCTATGGAAATCTTGTCAGAGTAGCTTTGGTATGGATGGACGAATGGgctgaattttttttcaagtttaaTCCcg GGGCAGCCAGATTAAGGGACAAACAACAAGTTAGATCGAGATTAGCTTTGCGAAAAGAATTACAATGTAAGAACTTCAAATGGTATTTGGACAATGTTTGGCctgaacatttttttccaaAGGATAATCAATTTTTCGGCAAG ATCGTACATCTGGTTACAAAGAAATGCATCATGCGTCCTCCGATAAAAACTATGTACTCGCAGATTTCGACTTATCTCATTCTCGAAACGTGCGTGCCACGTCCTATTCTTACTCAAATGTTCATTATGACTAAAACTGGTGTTATAATGACGGATGAAAGCCTTTGCTTGGATATAGTGGAGAACGATACGCAACATACAAGGccagaaataaagataatggCTTGTAATGGTCTCGATAAACAAAAATGGCAATACAACGTAAAG TTTTCCCCAAATGATTTGTTTATATGGAtgagaggataa
- the LOC122635340 gene encoding immunoglobulin-binding protein 1 isoform X2, whose translation MFSENETIDEVSTEHLKYLLLPALLGTLITKICGTDDRMHLVKVAEIYFVDFLKRVKAYGLTDINIPEPKSEEENSSTSSDRVKSNAEMITEMVSRRNTKLQRYKEQKELETSLDVLQKSMDNPNIDEETKREYFITLLKLYITQTIEELSSIAAEKPILEHMQKVGHSDTMTSHSSHKFKSSGSKLQPIIITRNELQKKVYGAGYPSLPVLTVQEFYDQRVKEGDWPDASLRNQINSRCLQDLSISDNNENNQEDKEDIQKEEKIEKDDPQLLEQTRAMDEYKDMHRRGWGNRANRS comes from the exons ATGTTTAGTGAAAATGAAACTATCGATGAAGTGTCAACGGAACATCTCAAATATCTTCTATTGCCGGCTCTTCTTGGTACTCTCATCACTAAAATATGTGGTACTGATGACAGAATGCATCTTGTCAAAGTAGCAGAGATCTATTTTGTTGATTTTctaaaaagagtaaaagctTATGGACTcacagatataaatattccCGAACCTAAAtcagaggaagaaaatagtaGCACATCCAGTGACAGAGTAAAAAGTAATGCTGAGATGATTACGGAAATG GTTTCTCGTAGAAATACAAAGTTGCAAAGATATAAGGAACAGAAAGAATTGGAAACATCTTTAGATGTTTTGCAGAAAAGTATGGATAATCCAAATATcgatgaagaaacaaaaagggagTATTTTATCAcacttttgaaattatatataactcaAACAATTGAGGAATTAAGTTCAATAGCTGCAGAGAAACCTATATTGGAGCACATGCAGAAAGTGGGTCATTCAGATACAATGACATCTCATTCTTCGCATAAATTTAAATCATCTGGCAGTAAACTCCAACCAATTATCATTACTCGAAATGAGCTGCAAAAGAAAGTTTATGGTGCAGGATATCCAAGTCTTCCAGTATTAACAGTACAGGAATTTTATGATCAAAGAGTTAAGGAAGGAGA ttgGCCAGATGCTTCACTACGTAATCAAATAAACTCCAGATGTTTGCAAGATTTGTCAATtagtgataataatgaaaataaccaagaagataaagaagacattcaaaaggaagaaaagatagagaaggatgACCCACAACTTTTAGAACAAACTCGTGCTATGGATGAATACAAGGATATGCATCGTAGAGGATGGGGAAATCGTGCAAACAGAAGTTAA
- the LOC122635401 gene encoding Krueppel-like factor luna, translated as MSGYLGSITLPPTLLHDPKYPPAMREKDSSPRKMPGHISPKQASIYPLSVRVPDVEELPYDLSHGHGRGLSSPTLNQQQHHHHQQQQQPHMSPAARPPQPHQQDELDCEPLDLRVDHKKERLRDENQNEIEVLNQNSLGGSLPYHTVLFPQHHAVHPLVLEAMYRSHHHNSTVTDLPKIQVRALPTMVPLPPNRFSSTTSSTSSSSSSQPNNARVPSPIGTNTTISTTNQQQHQSAQQLNNNQSQAQQQQQQQQQQQQQQQQQQQSQSQQQQQQQATSLPPYSITVQAGLKPKDRYSCKFCGKVFPRSANLTRHLRTHTGEQPYKCKYCERSFSISSNLQRHVRNIHNKEKPFKCPLCERCFGQQTNLDRHLKKHDADGPTILDEVRSRYHGQLPRADDSYFEEIRSFMGKITSQRQGIPYFPGLLSHTQDDYRSDKQQLQLEEKRGDSSYFSDRDNLSSRSSSTTSRPESVQEEQRDVNSPPLSPGNNT; from the coding sequence ATGAGTGGATACCTCGGTAGCATCACCCTACCCCCGACGTTGTTGCACGACCCGAAGTATCCTCCAGCCATGCGGGAGAAGGACTCGAGTCCTCGAAAGATGCCGGGCCATATAAGCCCGAAGCAGGCGAGTATTTATCCATTGAGCGTGCGAGTACCAGACGTCGAGGAATTACCGTACGATCTCAGTCATGGACATGGTCGTGGGCTATCAAGTCCGACCTTGAACCAGCAACAACATCATCACcatcagcaacaacaacagcctCACATGAGTCCTGCTGCGAGACCACCGCAGCCTCATCAACAGGATGAACTCGATTGTGAGCCGCTCGATCTACGTGtcgatcataaaaaagaaagactcaGGGACGAGAATCAGAATGAGATAGAGGTGCTCAATCAGAACAGTCTAGGTGGTAGTCTACCTTATCACACGGTCCTATTTCCTCAACATCATGCTGTCCATCCTTTGGTACTCGAAGCTATGTACAGATCGCACCATCACAATTCAACCGTGACGGATCTACCGAAGATTCAAGTTAGAGCACTACCTACGATGGTACCATTACCACCTAATAGATTTTCCTCGACGACTTCTTccacttcctcctcttcttcctcgcaACCCAACAACGCCAGAGTACCAAGTCCGATCGGtactaatactactattaGTACTACTAATCAACAACAGCATCAATCTGCTCAACAGTTAAATAACAATCAATCTCAAgcgcaacaacagcagcagcaacaacaacaacaacagcagcagcaacaacagcaacaacaatcgcaatcacaacaacaacaacagcaacaagcTACCAGCCTACCACCCTATTCCATTACCGTTCAAGCCGGTCTTAAACCCAAGGACAGATACTCGTGTAAATTTTGTGGAAAGGTTTTCCCACGATCGGCAAATCTCACAAGACACCTTCGAACTCATACAGGCGAACAACCatacaaatgtaaatattGCGAGAGGAGCTTCAGCATCTCGAGTAATCTTCAACGTCACGTTAGAAATATTCATAACAAGGAAAAACCGTTCAAGTGTCCTTTATGCGAGAGATGCTTCGGCCAACAGACAAATTTGGATAGACATTTGAAGAAACACGACGCAGATGGCCCGACGATATTAGACGAAGTTAGATCGAGGTATCACGGACAATTACCTAGAGCCGACGATTCCTATTTCGAAGAGATACGCAGTTTTATGGGGAAAATAACATCCCAAAGGCAAGGGATACCTTATTTCCCGGGTCTATTGAGTCATACTCAAGACGATTATCGAAGTGACAAACAACAGTTGCAAttggaagagaagagaggtgACTCGTCTTATTTCAGTGATCGAGACAACCTTAGTTCGAGGTCGAGTAGCACAACTAGTAGACCTGAGAGTGtacaagaagaacaaagagacGTCAATTCTCCCCCATTGTCACCTGGAAATAATACCTGA
- the LOC122635339 gene encoding polypeptide N-acetylgalactosaminyltransferase 1-like isoform X1 produces MWYNMLPRLRRIYRFYMIVVAIIMIIGFIIWSNSKEKSNDFDSSRHLNDRRDYLDSPGIKVIVGHYIGDSINPLITSNITKEIINKNMFDPRPFEGRNGEPVIIPSKDFIKMQQLYQINHFNLMASDRIPLNRSLPDIRKKKCITRYANLVDLPRTSIIIVFHNEAWSTLLRTVHSVINRSPKKLLEEIILVDDNSDRDFLKNPLDEYVRTLDVSTRVIHSRKRIGLIKARILGAKEAKSEVLTFLDAHCECTVGWLEPLLEVVAKNKTRVVCPIIDIINDNTFSYTQSLEPHWGAFNWDLHFRWLSLNGQLLKERLKDIIEPFRTPAMAGGLFSMNRDYFFELGGYDDQMRIWGGENLELSFRVWQCGGSIEIVPCSHVGHLFRETSPYTFPGGVDEVLYGNLVRVALVWMDEWAEFFFKFNPGAARLRDKQQVRSRLALRKELQCKNFKWYLDNVWPEHFFPKDNQFFGKIVHLVTKKCIMRPPIKTMYSQISTYLILETCVPRPILTQMFIMTKTGVIMTDESLCLDIVENDTQHTRPEIKIMACNGLDKQKWQYNVKRKIILHTMSKLCLQYVANRKEGLVIADCNGNIEQQWLLESVSWK; encoded by the exons ATGTGGTACAATATGCTTCCAAGATTAAGAAGAATATATCGGTTTTATATGATAGTTGTCgcaattataatgattattggATTTATAATTTGGTCTAATAGCAAAGAGAAGTCTAATGATTTTGATTCTTCAAG ACATCTAAATGATCGACGAGATTATTTGGATAGTCCAGGTATTAAAGTGATAGTAGGTCATTACATAGGAGATTCCATTAATCCATTGATAACTTCTAATATTACAAAAg aaattattaataaaaatatgtttgatCCTCGTCCGTTTGAAGGTAGAAACGGAGAACCAGTTATAATACCATCTAAAGATTTCATCAAAATGCAACAACTCtatcaaataaatcatttcaatttaatGGCAAGTGATAGAATACCATTAAATCGTTCTTTACccgatataagaaaaaaaaa ATGTATTACGAGATATGCGAATTTAGTTGATCTTCCGAGAACGTCGATAATCATAGTATTTCATAATGAAGCATGGAGTACATTATTGAGGACAGTTCATAGTGTCATTAATAGATCacctaaaaaattattagaagaaataatactCGTCGATGACAATAGTGATAGAG attttttaaaaaatcctTTGGATGAATACGTAAGGACGTTAGATGTCTCCACGCGAGTAATACATTCAAGAAAACGAATAGGTTTGATAAAAGCTAGAATTTTGGGAGCAAAAGAAGCCAAAAGCGAAGTACTCACTTTTCTTGATGCCCATTGTGAATGTACGGTTG GATGGCTGGAACCATTGTTGGAAGTGGTAGCAAAGAACAAGACTCGTGTAGTATGTcctattatcgatattatcaacGACAATACGTTCAGTTACACACA ATCATTGGAACCACATTGGGGCGCCTTCAATTGGGATTTGCATTTTCGTTGGTTAAGCCTAAACGGTCaacttttaaaagaaagactTAAAGACATCATAGAACCGTTTAGAACACCTGCTATGGCCGGTGGACTCTTTTCGATGAACAGAGATTATTTTTTCGAGTTGGGCGGTTACGATGATCAAATGCGCATTTGGGGTGGTGAGAATTTAGAACTATCCTTTCGCGTTTGGCAATGTGGTGGCAGCATAGAAATTGTTCCTTGTTCGCACGTCGGCCATCTTTTTCGAGAGACATCGCCGTACACTTTTCCTGGTGGAGTGGATGAGGTACTCTATGGAAATCTTGTCAGAGTAGCTTTGGTATGGATGGACGAATGGgctgaattttttttcaagtttaaTCCcg GGGCAGCCAGATTAAGGGACAAACAACAAGTTAGATCGAGATTAGCTTTGCGAAAAGAATTACAATGTAAGAACTTCAAATGGTATTTGGACAATGTTTGGCctgaacatttttttccaaAGGATAATCAATTTTTCGGCAAG ATCGTACATCTGGTTACAAAGAAATGCATCATGCGTCCTCCGATAAAAACTATGTACTCGCAGATTTCGACTTATCTCATTCTCGAAACGTGCGTGCCACGTCCTATTCTTACTCAAATGTTCATTATGACTAAAACTGGTGTTATAATGACGGATGAAAGCCTTTGCTTGGATATAGTGGAGAACGATACGCAACATACAAGGccagaaataaagataatggCTTGTAATGGTCTCGATAAACAAAAATGGCAATACAACGTAAAG agaaaaataattttacatacgATGTCCAAATTGTGTCTTCAATATGTGGCCAATAGAAAGGAGGGTCTTGTAATAGCAGATTGTAATGGAAACATCGAACAGCAATGGTTATTAGAATCCGTCTCGTGGAAATAA